In Helianthus annuus cultivar XRQ/B chromosome 3, HanXRQr2.0-SUNRISE, whole genome shotgun sequence, a single window of DNA contains:
- the LOC110930122 gene encoding sulfate transporter 1.2-like isoform X1 — protein MQVYMLIMVGQEARRMIWILAYVGYASVHAQLYLPPKYGLYLSFVPPLIYAFIGSSRDIAMGPVAVVSLLLGTLLRDEVEPNTPEYLCLAFTATFFAGVTQAALGFFRLGFLIDFLSHAAIVGFMGGVVVTIALQQLKGLLGNKDLKKRLI, from the exons TGCTCATCATGGTAGGACAGGAAGCTAGAAGGATGATTTGGATCCTTGCGTATGTGGGGTATGCAAGTGTACATGCTCAACTTTACTTACCTCCAAAATATGGATTGT ACTTGAGTTTTGTTCCACCTCTTATATATGCGTTCATTGGTAGCTCGAGAGATATTGCAATGGGCCCTGTGGCAGTGGTCTCTCTGTTGCTTGGAACTTTGTTACGAGATGAGGTTGAGCCAAATACACCTGAATATTTATGTCTTGCTTTCACTGCAACATTCTTTGCTGGAGTCACTCAAGCTGCACTCGGGTTTTTCAG ATTGGGTTTTCTGATCGATTTTCTGTCACATGCTGCGATTGTGGGGTTCATGGGAGGAGTGGTCGTTACCATTGCGCTTCAGCAACTTAAAGGGTTGTTAGGGAACAAGGATTTAAAAAAAAGACTGATTTAG